Within the Flavobacterium sp. 9R genome, the region AGATTCAAATCTAAATTATGAGTTTCTAAATCGGGCTCAACTAAAACAGGGACTAAATTATTGTCACTAATAGCCAATAACGAAGCTATATACGTATTTGCTGGGACAATTACTTCGTCACCTCCCTGCATATACCCCATTTCAATATAAGCTTTCAGAATGAGGCGTAATGCATCCAGTCCATTCGCTACAGCAACAGCATTTCCACCCTCTTGATAAGAAACCAAATCCTGCTCAAATTGATTGACACGTTCCCCCAACAAATACCAGCCACTATCAATTACCTCCGCCGCAACTTTTTTTAACTCAACTTCATATTGAGCATTTATTTTTTGTAAATCAAGAAATTTAACCATATTATAATTTTTATAATCCTAATATCATTTGAATTTTAAGCTGTATTTAATTTTATTAATTCATTATTCATCTCCATCCACCTTTCCCCAAGATTATCAATATAATGTCCATTATCATTTTCCATCTTACTACCATCATCATTTACCCATCCAATTACTTTACCTGGTGAACCTACTACTAAAGCCCTAGCTGGAACATTTTTCGTAATTAATGCCCCTGCCCCAATTAATGCGTATTCCCCTATTTCTATCCCGCATAAAATTGTAGCACCTGCACCTATAGAAGCACCACTTTTAACTGTGGTCAATTCCATTTTATAATTCTGGTTTTTGGATCTTGGTAATTTGTCATTGGTAAAAGTAACATTAGGACCAATCATTACATTACTCTCGATTGTAATTCCATCCCAAACATAAACTCCAGGCTTAATCGTCACATTATCCCCTATAACAACATCATTTTCAATAAAAACATGACAATTAATATTACATTCATTCCCTATTTTAGCATTTTTTAAAATGATAGTGTATTGCCAAATATAAGTACCGCTTCCAATATCTTGGGTTTGCACATCAGAAAGTGGGTGTATCATCCTTTTCTATACTTTAAAAATTCATCATAATCC harbors:
- a CDS encoding acyltransferase codes for the protein MIHPLSDVQTQDIGSGTYIWQYTIILKNAKIGNECNINCHVFIENDVVIGDNVTIKPGVYVWDGITIESNVMIGPNVTFTNDKLPRSKNQNYKMELTTVKSGASIGAGATILCGIEIGEYALIGAGALITKNVPARALVVGSPGKVIGWVNDDGSKMENDNGHYIDNLGERWMEMNNELIKLNTA